Proteins co-encoded in one Gossypium arboreum isolate Shixiya-1 chromosome 11, ASM2569848v2, whole genome shotgun sequence genomic window:
- the LOC108471187 gene encoding uncharacterized protein LOC108471187, whose protein sequence is MARPTRSGGGSSSGEEDGDAEWKAAIQSIAATTTATFTANGSNSSTVTTQTTRNNLVSNPTPDTDDYVDKSDEINQRKQPQKLKNYQLKAQKLLDNMLEKHLVIVKDACNVPDDDSVVNESGVRLFKNSTPGIVFDHVDEIQGPQKKPKLLPRRGIDENTKEFRRQLLSIAVDGKDILAAARYASQRSLARLEAKEATAKEKAKREEARIAELKRIRGERWLPSMAREMQLSKRSGQQV, encoded by the exons ATGGCAAGACCAACCCGTAGCGGCGGTGGCAGCAGCAGCGGCGAAGAAGACGGGGACGCCGAGTGGAAAGCTGCCATTCAATCTATAGCTGCAACCACTACCGCCACTTTCACTGCTAACGGTTCCAACAGCTCCACTGTAACAACACAAACAACAAGAAACAACCTCGTTTCAAATCCAACCCCAGATACAGATGATTATGTTGATAAATCTGATGAAATAAATCAGAGAAAGCAACCCCAGAAGCTTAAAAACTACCAACTCAAG GCACAAAAGCTTTTGGATAACATGTTAGAGAAGCACTTAGTGATAGTGAAGGATGCCTGTAATGTCCCAGATGATGATAGCGTGGTAAATGAAAGTGGAGTTCgtttatttaaaaattctactCCTGGGATAGTATTTGACCACGTAG ATGAAATTCAAGGACCCCAAAAGAAACCAAAACTTCTTCCCAGAAGAGGGATTGATGAGAACACAAAAGAG TTCAGACGACAACTATTGTCCATAGCTGTTGACGGAAAAGATATATTGGCTGCAGCAAGATATGCAAGCCAGAGATCGTTAGCTAGATTGGAAGCTAAAGAAGCAACAGCCAAAGAAAAAGCAAAGAGAGAGGAAGCCAGGATCGCGGAACTGAAAAGGATTAGGGGAGAGAGGTGGCTACCTTCAATGGCTAGAGAGATGCAG TTAAGCAAAAGATCTGGGCAACAAGTATAG